The genomic segment tatttcctcttttgaaGCATAAATCATAATATGTTATAGGAAGATTTCATACTGTTTATTGTCAACCAAGGAGAGTATTGCCCCAGGGGATACATTACAATTAAAGAAGGACTCTGTCAACATCATCCCACTCTGTACCCTTCCAACCATTAAAAATCACTGCCATAATAAGGCACTGTTTGTCATTGGTGTGTGCCAATGAGTTGGGGCCAAGAAAGGTAACTCTTTTATATGAAACAATGAATATTATTGAGATATTCAGGACCACAGaggtcatatatatatataagtgtatatatatagtcAAAGATGTATAAAGAGATAAAATTCATCTAATTTTGTAGCTTTAATTACAAGAtgtaaaagttttattaatatctctTTTATAAGTTTTTCTCCCTTCAACATAGGTAACggagtatgcatgtgtgtatgtgtgtgtgtatttgtgtgtgtgttttggctTCCCTTGATAGGcccaaatgtgtgtgtatgtgtgcgggTGTTTTTTAAAGGGATCTATACAAGTACTATTTTCACTTATCTACTTAGTTAAACTATCTACTTGAGTTCTTACATCTCTAGTGGGTTGGGGTTGTGAAGATGGGAGACTGACAAGGAAAATGAGACTTGGTTTCTTGATCTCTGCTGTTAACAATCTGACATCATGTGTTTGAGTGATGGAGGTTAGTAATATGAATTCAGTGGAATGTGATAAAGTTTTGTTTACTAGAACATAAGGGAATTAGGGACAGagttctatttttcactttatattcTAAAGATAATcagcaaagaactaaaaggatGACATGCAACTCATTCCTTAAACTCAAGACTTCAGTATCTATATAAAAGGGTAATATTAAGGTCTTCTTAAGTAGAAACTATGAAATTAATCAAAACCCAAAAGTGGAGAATTACAGTAAGGGAAACTGAGAGGCAGTTTTTCTTTAGGGTTTTTAAGAGCAAACATGTGCCAATGCTTCCATGAAAAGAAGAGCCCCCCCACCCAGGGGAATAAGCTGTTTCTCCATCCCACCTTGTCTTTGCTGCTAACAAGCCAAATGGTGTGTGTGCATCTTCCTTTTGTTCCCACTCGAGGCTTTGGGTAATCTAATAACTAAACAGAGTTGCTTGATCTTACCTTCCTGTAATTATACAGAAATCCTTAGATCGGTTCAGAGATGGCGCTTGCTGGAACTGATCCTTACAGCCAAAGTGTGCAGctgaaattttttcttcctcttttttcctcccagCCCTTGTTTGTGTTTTAGTTGCATGTCAGTCCATCTGCTGTGATAGCTGATGTCAGCTCGTTTTCACTTAGACTTAGCCCAGGAAAGTTTTCATGGAGGACGTTAGGGCTTGTATAGTGTTGGGAAAGGCTCCAGTTTATGTTACCAAGTCGTTTATAAAACTGCCTGCTAATGAGCTCAGGAAGGCTAAATAGAAATGTGGATGTCACAAGGGATTAGCTCCTGGAACAGGGTGACCTTAGAAGTATTATTTTATCACCAGCAGTAATGTTCTAGTATATACACCAAGTGAAAATAAGTTGAAAACTTCTTTAATCCAGCAGAGGGCAGAAGGGAGTTTTAGCTATGTCTTTACCCAAAACTAACCAATCTGAACTGTGATAATCCAAGGCAAAATTCAGTGGCACTTTTGTAGGCAAATTATCTCTAGATTGCTAATGCAAAAGTTACTCTGGTTGTATAGACAGGTCTTAGCTGGTGTTTCCAGAGCTGGTTTGCTCCTTTCTGGGACAAAAGGACTTACAGAATTTTGAGTTATTTATGCTCAGGGGGACAATAATGTGGTACTCAAATAACAGTACCACTTTAATTGATTCGGATCTTATTTACTAACCACAATACAGTATTTCATGGTTTTTCTCATGTATATTGATGGCACCCCAATAGCTAgaatgaaagaatatttgaaataatgaagAGTAAGTTATTTCATTATCAATATATCTCTTTGAAAGTAATTGTACCTATATGTGGgttcagaaaataatgaaaatgattttcacaACCTACTCTGGAATCTGAGAAatcaatcctatccttttatagCTACAGCTTACACTTGGGATCGTAGTATTTGTTACATTATAAAGATGAGGTTAATATTAAAACATGATGACAATTGAGTAATGGATCTTTGTCTTGATGTTTATGAGAACTTTCCATCCTGATTAAGTTTGCCTTTtaagaaacactttaaaaaggACAATACATTTTCCATACTGGATTTATAGTGAAGATTTTTTCTGCTTTGGTCGTATGTAGTATATAATATGTTTGGTTTCTCAGAAAGCAGCCTCTGAAATGGAGTTAGAATGTTTATTAAGGAGCATCCTTGGGCTCCGCAcctggggaagagaggaaaggaagcaggATCAAGAAGGAGGTGTCAGGTTTCCCTCCAGGCTCATCGTTAGCCTCAGCTGACCCTGCTGGGAACTCTGGATGTGAACAGCCCTTCAGAACCTCCTGAGCCGGGGACACACTCGCACTGATCAGTTACGGGATGTGcgcccccagctcccaccccagccACAGGACGTGACCTTGGTTAAGGTGGCATTTTGCCTTAAGGAATTGTACTCAAGCAGTTGGGATAAGTCCTTTATTGAAGAGGGACCTGGATGGCTTATTACATACAGATAGTGTGAGGAACAGACCAAGAAATCAGGTGTGCTAGATTTTCCTTCTGATGAATTGCCGACTCTATAATGTTGGATAATTTActgattttgatttctttaaaaagaaaatgaatgataaCTTGTTATATTCCTATGTATGTGTAAGGAAATGGTcctaaataaaagatattttcattattaatgtgGTTTGGAAAATAGGattctaaagaatgaaaaagagcatgtttttataaatgagtgttaaatgttaaaatatgttaGTAATTATCTTAGTTCattcaggctgttataacaaagcACCATAGACTgaatagcttataaacaacaggaatttatttctcacagttccggaggctgggaattccagtGCCAGGGTGCGGACAGACTCGGTGTCTGGGGAAGAACCCCTTCCTGGTTCATCGACAGcagccttcttgctgtgccctcacatggtggaaggagtgAGGAAGCTCTCTGAGGTTtctttataaggacattaatcccactcatgagggctccatcttcATGCCTAGTCACCTACCAAAGGCCCCACGTCCTAGAGCCATTACATTGAaagttaggatttcagcatatgaatagaggggacacagacattcagtctaTACCAATAATGATAACAAAACACATATAcatggtttatttatttgctttgggATTGTCCTATAAACAACAAACTATGTTGattcaaagtattaataattgcAATGAGTAATGGAATTTTAGTTCTTAGTAGTTCTTTGTGATCTTTGGGGGGAAAGTTGTTAAATAAATCACAAAGAGTGATGCCAGTAGTTCATCAGATAATGAAGCACAAAcaagtatataataaaaagataggaGGCGGGGAGGGTCAATTTGTATGTTGTTCGTGGAACAGTCATTTAAGTCTAGCCTTATTTAAATACTTGTGTTAATTCCATCTATTAATTCCACCCACCTAATGACTtcatacatttgttattttatcatttaatcatAGTTTCAGTTGTGTGCCTACTGAGTGAAGACCCTATGCCTACATAATACGTATTTGAGAAATGGTTCTCATCTTGAAGGACTCACAATCTtatcaaaaaatcacattcattaatATTGTCACCAATCTCATCAGAAACATATACAAGTTGGGAAGATGTCAAGCTCATGGTGCAGGATatgagttttctaaaatttaattttcttttgaaagctttaattttatcattgacaaTAAATATTATCCATTACTTTCTTGAAGCCAGGCTGgctgattttgttcatttttaaagaaaatgtctgccaaatacccAAGTCTGAATAGCCAGAGTTTATCAgttgttctttaaaataaaaagggcatTCCATGAACAGAGAAGCTAGTTCAGCTCACAATTCAGTTATATGAGTGCTTTTCTTGAAGACTGTCAAATTACAGTATGAGGCAGAGAGGCTTTATGGTTACTTGCCATTTCATCACACAAACTAATAGAAAGATAGTCTTTATAATGGCTCAGAggttgaaaattaataaaataaatgatttttcttctccatcaaggattttcttaagtgaaactggaatttttttttttttttcaattgctaGTGCATGTCAGTAGTAAAGAATCTACTGACTGCAAGTACAGTTTGGTGCCACCGTCTTGGCCAGTGCTAAGGTACCAGCAGTTTTACTCTCTATTGCTTTTATACCATCAGTGCAACTGTCAACAcagttaaaaagtcaaataatgtgttagtattattatgaaagaGTTATGACCTCAATGCCTCTTGGAAGTGTCTGCAGCCCACATTGAGAACTGCTGGTACAGAGAAAAGTTTAAGGGAGAAGAGCCTGGAGGAGGTAGATGGCTTTGGTAAGAGACAAAAAGGGCCTAAACTCATGACGGCAGCAGAGATGGGGAACAGGGAAGGAAGTGAGAAACCCTGGCAGAGGTTATATAGGTAAGATTTGGTAGTAAGAAGGGTAAGGAAGAGTTGAAACTTACTGAAATTTTTAGCCTGGGTGACTGACTGGATGGGTGACATGTGATGTGATGATTGGGGGAACCCTGGTTTATGATTGAAAAATAGTATTGTTTTTCACTGTGAGAGAAAAATCTATTGTGGTTCTTCCACTTGGAAAAGGGTAGTTTCTAGCCCTGGTGAAAAAGTACTGTCAGCTGGATCTTGTGCAGCCACCTGTGATCTGGTTTTGTACTGATGATGAATTTTGGATCTTGGAAGGTCAGAGCATTTTATATTAATGATTAAGATTCTGTCTGTGCTTCCTATAATAGTGgtgttttctctttgtatttctagGAATGGTGCAAAAGCTGGACCAAAAACTTCCAGTGGCTAATGAGTACCTGTTGCTCTCTGGAGGAGTCCGGGAAGGTGTGGTGGACCTGGACCTAGATGAGCTTAATGTCTATGCCCGGGGGACTGACTACGATATGGACTTCACCCTTTTGGTGCCAGCCCTCAAGCTGCATGACCGTAATCAGCCTGTGACACTTGATATGCGCCACTCAGCCTTGTGCCACTCCTGGCTGAGCCTTCGGCTCTTTGACGAAGGGACGATCAGTAAATGGAAAGACTGCTGCACCATCGTAGATCACATCAATGGTGCCACCAACTACTTCTTCTCCCCTACCAAAGTGGCCGACTGGTTTTATGACTCCATCAGCATTGTACTATCAGAGATACAGAAGAAACCCCAGCGGGGGATGCCAAAGgtagaaaaggtagaaaaaaacgGGACCATCATCTCCATCATTCTGGGTGTAGGGAGCAGTCGCATGTTGTACGATATTGTCCCTGTGGTATCTTTCAAAGGTTGGCCTGCAGTGGCCCAGAGCTGGCTCATGGAGAACCACTTTTGGGATGGGAAGATTACTGAGGAAGAGGTCATCAGTGGGTTTTACTTGGTGCCTGCTTGCTCCTACAAGGGTAAGAAGGACAATGAGTGGCGGCTGTCCTTTGCGCGGAGTGAGGTGCAGTTGAAGAAGTGTATCTCTAGCAGCCTCATGCAGGCCTATCAGGCCTGCAAAGCCATCATCATTAAACTCCTGTCCCGGCCCAAGGCTATCAGCCCCTATCACCTGCGGAGCATGATGCTCTGGGCCTGCGACAGACTTCCGGCCAACTACTTGGCTCAAGAAGACTATGCAGCCCACTTTCTGCTGGGCCTCATTGATGACCTGCAACACTGTCTGGTCAACAAGATGTGTCCCAATTATTTCATCCCTCAGTGCAACATGCTGGAACACCTGTCAGAGGAGACAGTCATGCTCCACGCCCGGAAGCTCTCTTCTGTACGCTCAGACCCAGCGGAGCACTTGCGCACCGCCATCGAGCACGTCAAGGCGGCCAACCGGCTGACGCTGGAGCTCCAGAGGCGAGGCAGCACCACCAGCATCCCCTCCCCGCAGTCCGATGGAGGGGACCCCAACCAGCCTGATGACCGTTTGGCCAAAAAACTGCAGCAGCTTGTGACTGAGAACCCGGGAAAGTCAATCTCTGTCTTTATCAACCCTGATGACGTCACAAGGCCCCATTTCAGAATTGATGACAAATTTTTCTGAGTGTTTTGCCGACTTTTTTCCCCCTGGTTCTAAAACTCTCATAATGTGTAGTGTGGTTTGTGATGCTTTCTGTTTTTTACATATCCAGCCTCAGTTGgatttgttaaaaacaaattttaagtttCCTGGTTCTGCAGGATGGTGCAGGCTCTGAAACAGTATATAACTATTTCACATTCTGCctctgattttgttgttgtttatattttgtagTTGTTGTCACaaagttttgtttgttggttgctggttttttttgttttgttttgtttttttgaggagAACTTGAGCCATAGATGAAAATGTCCACGAGTCCTCttgcttttttctgtttcacACTTTGTGCAAATTTGTTAATGTTTATGGGGAAACAAAACTCTTTTTGACAATTAAGGATTctattactgttttgttttggtttttcttgtctttctttttcgaTGAGCTTTCATGACTACTGATTTTTGAGAATCATATGAGGTGGGGAACTACCTGGCAGGTTAGCtggatttatttcttttgacCAGTGGCCAGGGTAGTTCTCCCTCTTTCCACCAGACAATGTAAACTTTGAAAGTGAGAATGCTACAAATTGTGTTTAGGAGCAACTTCATTGAATGTAATTGTCCTCAAATCAGAGAACATTGGATGGTTTGGAGGGTGTGTTTGATAGTTTTCCAAACAGAATTAAGGTTTCCAAATGTTAGTTTAGCATATGTAATTATTTGAAGCCTTATTTAAATCCTATTAAAGAAAGTaccattataattattatttgcaCTAATGAAATCTTTGCCATTGTCAGAATTGCAAAGTGTCTTTCAATATAAATTAACATCCACTGTTGAAGTgctattgttttttcatttagcCCATTTCACTCTATCAATGGAATGATTCTTTGCATTTGTTTAGTTCTCCTTTAATTGTGGGGTCCTGTTTTGCCCTCTGTGATATTCCTGGTTCCTGTCATACTAGAGAAGTTTTTAAAGCTTTATACTGTTAATTGACTCTATCTAAAGCTGGGGAAAATGTATACTTGATAAAGTAGgtgtctttgtatttatttcttttggagtATAGAGGTATGCTTTTTTGTAAAGTCTCTTTACTTCTCCTGAGAGTTTTGAGGAAAAGTGGCAGGAAGAATTTATAATCCCCAAATAGAAGATCCCATGTCTGTTCAAAAGCAGATTTTGCTATAGAGCAGGAACCAGGAAATATCTGTGGGTGTCAGGCTTGTTATAGAGGTGTCCTGTCTTCATGAATGAAATTACTTGCCAGGTTTAGGTGCTGCAAGGCTTTGGGCCCCTGTTTTGGTATGGACTCAAGGCAAACTAGTGTTTGAGGGGTTGGGGTCTGCTGATCTCTCAAAGGACACCATGATGTCCACTAATGGAAAGGCCAAGCGACATCTTGGTTTTGGTCTTCAATGTCCAGACTCATAGGTTGGACTTTGGCCACTGAGATCAGATATGTGGTCTTGGGTTTTTGCATGGGAATTAATGTAatgcttttaaatgaaaatgagatcATTAAACCATCTTAAGTCAAAcacaagaataataataataataaaaagaaacatactgGCCttgaaattttgttgttgttcatttgtaatttgaaattgttttcttattagTAATACTAACAGTAATTTTCAGTAAATATAGCCATGGGCTTGCTACTGTCTTTCAGACCAGATACGCATACAGTGAACATCCAGTAttcattcttcctctttccccaatttttttcctagtgtctACTTATCTTCCATATAATCTTTGTCCTTCTCAAGAAATGACCTTATCCCTAGTTCTTGACAGACACCCTGATTAGAAAAACCAATCCTTGTGAACCATTTCCCTGGCCACAAATGTTAAAGAGAGACACATAATGTAAACTGCTACAGTCAGGGACCTGCTCAGcattctgcctggaatgctaGCACAGAAGCATGCACTCTCCCTAGATATGGAAGAGAAAGCATTTGGCTTCTATTGCCATTAGCAACTATCACACAGTCATGACTAGAGCCAGCTTTAGGATGAAGCTGACATTGGAGGGCCTTATGGAGAGCTGGGAAATAAAAACAGCAGCCACATCCCCCCTGCCCAAGTTTGAGGCCTTTCCTCCACTAGACTTTCTAGTTAAATGAGTCAACACTTGATTATTTTAGCCAGTTTGAATTGGGTtcaattcatcaaaatttttaaactggTATGTCAGACTATTTCAGTGTATTTAAACTATTGAAGTTGATATGTATCTCTTTCTAGGGATATCAGggatacacatatattttatttaagagcTATGCTATCTGATTTAATTAATTCCAAAGAATACCATAGTCTCTATAATAACTATGCACCTGCGAAAgcctattaaaatttattatgctTGGACCATTATGTTTAAGATATTTAACCCACCATTTGTGggttaaaataaattgttataaacCACTGAAGTAGCAAGCATATCCAAATAGCTGTTGCTTTAAGGTAAACTATAAACTACTATAACTGTATTCTGAATTGGTATCTCAAATACAATTTGCAATGTTTCCAATATCGTAAATGCTGTGTTTTCAGACAAAATTTCATTACAGGCATGAAAAGGAACTAGTTTCCGTGATCCTCTTggcacatttgttttttttttttgtttttttttttgctacttctAGTTCTAGTGAAGAACACTCTAAAAACTCTCGGTTAAACTTTGCAAAAAAGGTCCAGAGGCCTTGGGCActagtaatttaaaaatcctttttaaaaaaattcctggaaTTTGGTATTAGTACTGTAACTTATGATGCAGGAGTTGAGGGTGCATCGAGATGGGCATAGTTTGAcatgttttcttatctgaaacTTAAGCAAGTCATTGAATTATGAACCAGTCTGTCCTTCTGAAGCCCAGAAGATTGATTAAAATCACTCCTGTTTCAAGTACAATATAAAATGCCTTAAGGCTGGAGTTATAATTTTAACATTCCTGTGGCTGATTTTTTTGGTTGGGGGATCTACAAGCTGTTACTCAACAGGCTTTCGATTCTCTGATGAAACCTAGTTTTAGTATctgccctctccctttctcttctgaAATGGAAGATCCAAAGATGCAAGGAAAGGTTGGTTTCAGAGTGGATGGAGCCAATCAGGAccagacactttaaaaataagaatatctcTTAAATTACTGTGTGGAATTATTTCAGAGCAAATGAGAGGCAAGCGTAATGGAGCGAATCTTACTTTTGGGTGGAGTTGTGAGGAAGTGCGGAGGAGGCTTCTGGGGCTAGATTAAGAGCTCCCAGTCACTTGTGCACCACCCCCTCACACACTCATGCACGCGTGTACACACGTGCTTTCACATCAATTGAGGCTTCTTTAGGGTGACTGTTTTGTAACAATTCTTTGGAGAATTAAGCCCCCTGGTCACAACTAAATGTCGGTTCTTTTGGATCATATCATCACCTTGCTGAGAGAAATTTCCTGACTCGGGATTCAGTCTTCGATGGGAATgctgggaaggaaaaggaggcaTGTGCTTACCAACAACTGTGGGACTCCTAGGACCCAGTGGCTTCCTGTGGCTTCAAAGCTCTGCAGTGGACTCTAGAGAAGGAGCCTGAACTTGCATCCATCAGGAAGCTCTCTCCAGAACCTCTTTCCTTAAGTCACCGAACGGGCTGTTTGTACAGCTATTTCATTTACTGTCTGGTCATCATTAGGAGTCTGAGAAGGCATTTCACACTCCCCGCAGTCTGACCTGGAGGGTGATCCTTTTTGTCATTAAATGGAGCCTACCTGCTACTTACattaaaggaaggaaagggataattactggttttttaaattaatatcaggtaagtacaaatatatttttaaaatgattacagTGATAAAATCAATGCTTCTTTCTGAgaatagttaattttaaaaatgcacctCTTATGCTGTGATTTCATCAATAGTTAGACAAAGGATGTATGATCTAAAATACAcacttttagaataaatattcaCCAATGGAGAATTATTTACATGTCTATAATTCTACTTTATGTTAATTAgctggaaaaatatcttttttattttttaagaaaatagatacATGGTAGGTACTAATTTAACTGTGATAATTGTGTTTCCCTATGCCCATTTATAGTGCTATCAAGCAATAAATTCAAAAGCAGCATATTTCATAAACTACACTATTTTCTATATGACACTGAACTGTTATATTGATTTAGTGTGGTTTTCTAAGTTTGGGTTGACAGTTTTCATCCACAGTTGGGTCCCAACAATCAGCAAACACCAGGGAAACCATATGATGGGTCTGTGTGGTTGAGAAACCTCAGAAAAGTCAAATATTACTCACAATGTAAAAACACTTGTTCaaagatatttaaagatataCAGCCTTAATTTGGTATGGCGGCTGAGATGAGAATTTTTTCACCCAGGACCACTTTTCTTCTCTTCAGTGTAAATGGACTCAGTGTGACCTTAGTGAGGCTGCATTAATATGGTTTTCATTAGCCATTTTTCTGCTGCACCAATTAATCACAGAAGAAAAAGGGAGCCGAGTGTGGGTAGAGGCAAAAacttgtttctttgattttacatccttttctgtaaaatgcgGAGTAACTGTTGTCTTCCTTTCTGGCTTTTACTATCTATTAATAATACTTCCTCAGTGTCCAAAATAATTTCAATCTTTATAAATTCATCTATTTACACACCTGGAGTATTCATTctgacaatattatttttaaaaagtcttattaaATTGTGCCAACATGTTCCGTGGGACCCAACAAAGTTACTGAACACCTGCTGGTACGGATCTTCCTGTTAGATGAACCTATTTAAGTATCACAACACAGTGAGTCTAAAACTTCAAGACTCAGAAATTAGGTAACTTGTTCAAGTCACACAGGTAAGTGGTGGAGCAGAGCCACAGTTTGAACGcatttgtctgtttctctgtttccaaaattaagaactttctACTATGCCACCCTGCCTCTGGTATTAGAATGTATTCTTATTATTTAGGGTAAAATCTAAATATGCATCCATAGGGGGCCTGCATTCAGAGAGCAGATAAACCTTGAATTGCATTCAGGTAACAGTACTTTTAGTAAACTCTCTTTCAGAACTTTTAATCAGCAGAATAAATAGATCATTTAGAGAAAGTTAATTTTCTATCTGTGACAAATTCTAGCAGAAGACAGATGACCACTTACAGGAAAGTTTCTGGTTGGGGTAGGGAATTGGACCAAATGATTACCATCATTTTAATTCTGAGCTCAGAGGAATGTGCAGCAGAAGAACTGTTACTATTAGAAAAATACTACTCTTTTTAAGGAGGTAGAGAGttgtctttgaaaagaaaaaaaagtgtatatgGGGACTTAGTTACACTTAAGAATTAGCTGCAAATGAACAATAACTAACAACTTTAATGGATCTTTCAGCTGACATTGATGTAAAAATGACATACATGTAAATATactactttgtatttttaaaacactatttctGTAGTTtaggcatttttgttttttgttttgtttttgtaatatgatggtatttttaataaaattctaggCATTTGTAGACCTTGGTAGACTTAAACCCACTATAAAATCTTACCACTTAACGTTTTGTAAATCTATGCATTTACCATTTACTAtaaatcttttttatagaaatcaGAATCAAGCCAGCTTTCATAAACTGTCACCAAACTAAAGACTGTGAGGTGTGTTTTAATGATGACCTAAATGACTGACCCAAGGGACAAGATGACAGTCCTTGGTTATGATAATTGAAGACATCTCGAAATAAACAGAAGTTTGTTTCTGACCCTTATTTCTTTTGGCCTGAACACAGCATACGCTTGGAGGACTAAAGCAAGTATCTGTTACTGTGAGCCAAACTCTTCCTTGTTTATgggaacaaataaatatataaaagctcCCCATTTCACAAGATAAtgagaatgattaaaaataaaatcaaacactcTGATCTTTTGTGGTGATTGGCGGGTACATTCTATAATGTTTGTTGAAATTCACCAAATGACTGTCTCCCGAAGACGAATCTGTGGAATGAACAACACTCTAGTGGGCAGCACAGGCCCAGCTGAGACACCCTGGGCACCAGCAGAGAGGGCAGTAGACTGGGAGCTGGGCCACCTGGGTTCAGTCAGTTCTGACattagcagtgtgaccttgggcaaatcccttctcttctctgggtctTGTTTGCTCTCATCGTTTGTACAACGAAGGGCGAGATGTGTGACCGCTGAAGACCCCTTCATGAAGAGCTGTTGGCTGTAGAGGGAGAGTCAA from the Eulemur rufifrons isolate Redbay chromosome 7, OSU_ERuf_1, whole genome shotgun sequence genome contains:
- the MB21D2 gene encoding nucleotidyltransferase MB21D2; this translates as MKMAAPTASKAASLGCNNKPTFPELDFRSGARVEELNKLIQEFTKHDQREYDDQRALEIHTAKDFIFSMLGMVQKLDQKLPVANEYLLLSGGVREGVVDLDLDELNVYARGTDYDMDFTLLVPALKLHDRNQPVTLDMRHSALCHSWLSLRLFDEGTISKWKDCCTIVDHINGATNYFFSPTKVADWFYDSISIVLSEIQKKPQRGMPKVEKVEKNGTIISIILGVGSSRMLYDIVPVVSFKGWPAVAQSWLMENHFWDGKITEEEVISGFYLVPACSYKGKKDNEWRLSFARSEVQLKKCISSSLMQAYQACKAIIIKLLSRPKAISPYHLRSMMLWACDRLPANYLAQEDYAAHFLLGLIDDLQHCLVNKMCPNYFIPQCNMLEHLSEETVMLHARKLSSVRSDPAEHLRTAIEHVKAANRLTLELQRRGSTTSIPSPQSDGGDPNQPDDRLAKKLQQLVTENPGKSISVFINPDDVTRPHFRIDDKFF